The Paenibacillus sp. G2S3 region ACGCCGCGCACGGACAACAAATAACCGGTTCTGCAAATCAGAACCGAGGTTTTGCCGGAGCCTGCGCCGGCTAGTGTCAGCAGCGGTCCTTTATGATGCCGCACCGCGGCAATCTGCGGGCGGTTGAGCAGGATACCGCCTTCCTCCAGCCTACGGAAATAAGCGGAGTCTCCCTCCTCCCGCTTCACAAGCTCCTTGCTAGTCTGCGCTGAAGCTATTGCTGCTTGCGGGATGCGTTCGCCGGTTGCTCCCAGCGGAATATTATGAAATAAGAGCTTATTCAATAGATTCACCTTCATATATTTCTGTATAGAGTGAGCTCAACAAAACTAGTTGGAGAATGGTTGAGTTCATCTTAAAATGTGCCGTTTAAATAGGCTGCAAATTTAGCCAATCTACAATATACCATCCCAGCGTTTTTACTGCACAGAAAAAATGTTGGATATAGTGTGGGCGTAAGATGAAGTTTGGTTGTGTAAGTGGGGCTCGGTGGGCGAAATGTACGGTATAAATCGCCCCCTTGTCCCCCTTTTAAGTTTACAGTGAAGCCCATTCCCTTTCCTTATCCTCCTCATATCCTAAAGCAAAATCATGATATGGAGATGACCGTATGCCCTCGCCCAATAAGGTCCGTATAAGACATGCCGTTACCATAGATGTACTGATTCCGGCTATCGAGAAAGATTTGGCTACACTCCCCTATGTTATTGACGCTGTCCGAACACATGTTAAGCATCCGATAGGTCGAATTCTGATTGTTGCTCCAAAAAAGACACGAATACTGGATTTCTGCCGTAAAAAGGGCTGCACCTTTGTTGATGAGAATACGGTCCTCCCGATTACGAAAAAAGATATTCATTACCGTTCGCGCACATGGGAACGTTCTGGTTGGTTGTTCCAGCAATTGTTGAAGCTGAATGGTGACAAGCTGTGTACGGCTGACTATTTTTTAGTCATCGATGCAGATACGGTCTTAATCGCGCCTCATCGGTTCCGTGAGAAGGGAAAGACGATTTTTTACAGCCGCAATTGGAGTCAGCCTCAGTACTTTACAACCTATAAGAAGCTAATGGGTAAGAAGGCCGCATCTGCTTCCTCTTTTGTGACGCATTATATGCTGTTTGAACGCAGTCAATTGACTCAAATGAAAAGAGAAATTGAAGCAAAGCATCAGAAGCCTTGGTATTCGGCGATTATACACAGTATGAACCGCACTAAGCAATTTGCTTTCTCAGAATTCGAAACTTATGGGAATTACCTGTATTCGAAGGATCGTGGAGGGATGAAGATCCAAAAAGCTCGCAATAAAGGCCTCCATATGAATGCAGGTCAGCTGTCCAAGCAGAAGCTGAATGAGCTGGCGGAAAAATATAGATCGTTGTCTTTTCATAAACGGAAGGGGTATGTGAGAACAACAAGTAGTAAGTCTAGCGCAGGGGGGCGATAGGGTTGCAGATCGTACTCCTTTCAGGGGGATCAGGAAAGAGGCTGTGGCCGCTCTCGAACGAGATCAGGTCAAAGGCATTTTTAAGACTGCTTCCAACAGAAAATGGCGGCATGGAGTCGATGATCGAGCGAGTGTGCAGAGGGCTGGATGAGGCAGGACTGCTGGACTCAAGCTGCATTGTGACCCATCGCAGTCAGGTGGAGATTACCCGCAAGTCTGTTGGCGGTCAGATTGACTTACTGGCGGAGCCACAGAAGCGGGGAACTTTTACTGCGGTTGCGCTGGCAGCGAGTTATTTGCATTCTGTGAAGAAAATAGACCTAGAAGAGATCGTAGTGGTCATTCCGGTCGATTCATATGTGGAGGCTTCTTTTTTCAGACAGCTTCAGCAGTTTCCCAGCGTGTTGTCCGAATCACAAGCGGATATTGCCCTGATCGGTGTTACGCCTGAATTCCCATCCACACAGTTCGGATATATTTTACCGAGTGAAGGTTCAGGCGGTACGTCCTTTTTAAATGTGAAGCAGTTTGCAGAGAAACCAGATGAACTGACGGCGGCCGAGTTCATTTCCAGTGGAGGACTGTGGAACTGTGGAGTATTCTCCTGCTCATTAGGATACTTGCTTTCAAGTATGGTGGAACGGAAGCTTTCGGTGGATTACATGGAGTTATTGGAGCGTTATGACGAATTTCCAGAACGAAGCTTTGACTATGAGGTGCTGGAACGTACGCGACGAGCGGTAGTTATTCCCTATAGAGGGATATGGGCGGATATTGGCAGTTGGGATGCGCTTACCCCTCATTTGCAGGAAAAAGTAATTGGTAGGGGGAGCATTTCTGAGGATTCAAAAGGAACTTATTTAGTGAACGAGCTCTCTTGTCCCGTACATGTCATCGGTGCCCCAGGTTTGATTGTGGCGGCGGGTGCGGATGGTATTTTAGTTGCTGGGATCGAGCAGGCGAAACGGATTAAGCAGAAGCTGGAGGGTCATGCCGCGAAGCCGATGGTTGAAGAAAAGCGGTGGGGGAGCTCACGCATTCTGGATTTCTCACGAACAGCAGCAGGCATTGAGGTTACGACTTCCAAAATCACCATGCTAGCAGGGAAGCACACCAGCTATCATTTTCACAGGCACACCAAAGAAATATGGTCTTTTCTTTCCGGGAATGGAGAGTACCGTATGAACGGCGTTCTTCATGGGGTTGCAGCCGGAGACACGGTTACGGTACCTGCCGGTGCAAGACATGGTTTGCGGGCAATTACAGCGCTCGAATTGATCATCATTGAACTGGTGGCATCTCCTGATGTGGGGGATTATGTGCGTGTTTCTGCCGACTGGGAGGGGGAGGAAAGCGTCCTTGATAAGTTGTAAATCAATGAATTGAAGTAATTCAACCGGGTCTTTTTGAATCCAGCAGCATACTTGTCCCGGTTGACTTTTTGAGCGTAGGCTAGTTAACATCATCGCTTTTAGAGGAGTTATAGATCTGGGCTACCTTCGTATCTTTTGAATGGAAATCGAAATGTAACTTCCGTTCCCAGTCCTACAATACTGGTAATGGATAAGCCGTATTCTGGTCCGTACATTAGCATTGCCCGGTCATTTACATTTTTGAGTCCATAGCCTATAGACTGGGATTTAAGCAGTAGATTGAGTCGTTCTTGTGGGATGCCAACGCCATTATCCTTTACTTTGAAAATGATACACTCTTCCACCATTTCTCCAGATAGAGTAATTTTACTGCCTTCTTCTTCTCTATTCTCGATACCATGAATAATAGCATTCTCAATCAGAGGCTGAAGCATCAGGTTAGGCATGTAATAAGAGAAAATGGCCTCATCGATCTGATATTCTACCTCAAAGTTGTTGCTATGCATGTTCAGCTGAATCTGTATATAAGATTGTACATTCAATAGTTCATCCGAAACAGAAATAATATTATTCCCTTTATTCAGCGTAGTCCGATAGAACGTGGATAGAAGCTGCGCCATTTCACTAATATCTGTTGCATGGATTCGAATGGCTCTCCAATTGATAAGCGAAAGAGCATTATATAGAAAATGAGGATTAATCTGAGCCTGTAGAGCTTTCATTTCATATTCTTTTCGTGAAATTTCCTCAATATATACCTTATCGATTAACATTTTAGTCTTGTCGACCATGTTGCCAAAGCCTCTGATTAAATCCCCAATCTCATCTTTCGATGTGCTGGTGACTGTAACTTCCAGTGCCCCCTCTTCTACGGTGCGCATATTATTGCGCAGACGCTTAATTTGCGAATTGAACTTTCGAGAGAATAGATTGGCAGTTATAGCAACGGCAGCAATGCAGGCAACAATAACAAGCCCAACTGTCGAAAGGATTTTCCAAGCAGAATTCGTAATCATCTTTGTAGGTTTGCATAACATAACTGTCCAGCCTGTTATTGGAACTTCAGAATGTAATACAGTGTATTTCGTATCTTTCCAATGTAGCGTATCCAAGCTGTCTGTGTTATTGGAAGAAATATATCCTTCAATACCAGGTGAGGCATAGATCGACTTTCCATCAGCGTCTCTGACGAGAATCTCTGAACCTTGAGAGAGTAAGGCTTCAAAAGGTTTGAATAGCGAATTGTAATTCACACGTGCATACAGCACATTTTCTTTAGGATCTTTCTGTTTCGTATTAATAATGCGTCGAACAGCAAAGATCTCCTTGTTATCTGTAAACCACAGGACATCGACTGACTTCATCAACATCTCGTACCAATATTTCTGTTTAATATCATTCAGGGATCTGACGGTACTGCCGTGTGCCAAAAGATTGGTTCCTGTATACAATGTTATTTGTTCGACACCTGTATTTAGATAACGTGCCGTATTGAAATCTTGGTCAATCACATTGGTTAACTGATCATACATTTCATACATACTTGTATAGGTATGATTGGCTGAATTAATAATTTGTTGATCAAAACTCAAGAAGTTCATGAGTTTATTGTAGACATCCAGATGACTATTTAAAGCTAAAGCGCCTTGATTTAAGGCTGCTTTTAAATCAGATTTGGATTGCTTAATGAGGGATGATTTGGCTTCTTGATAGCAGAAGCTCCCCAATACAATAACAGGAATCATACTGATTAACATAAATGAAAGCATGATCTTGGTTTGAAACCTCAAGTCACGAATATTTTGCTTAAGTGTCCGCCAAAGTTGCATATTTCTCCTCCCGATATACAGAGGATTTCTGATTATACTGTCTATATTTTTCTGGTGTGTACCCATAGAAATCCCTGAAATTTTGGCAGAAGTACGAAATATTGCGATAGCCCACTGCGGTGCAAATGTTTGATATTTTTAGATGCGTATTAGTTAACAGCTCTTTTGCGTTTTGCATGCGGACATTCTTAATATATTTATTAAGCCCACAGCCTGTCTGCTTCTTGAATATGGAGCTAAGATAATGTGGAGACAAATACACTTTAGCAGCAAGCATTTCCAAACTTAGATCATCTGCATAATATTGTTCAATATATTGTTTGACGGCATCAACATCACGGTTCTGAGTAGGCTCCTGGTTTGTGGAATTCTGATCAATCCGAGCGATACCCTCAAATATGATATCTTTGATATCCCGCAAATCTTCTGATCCATATATGGTCTCGACGGCAGTCTGCAGCTCCATTTCTGATATAGGTGCAGCTTGTGTCATGATTTCCTGATAGATGGTGGAGAACATATACTTTACATACAAATGTGAATACTGTACTTGATGTACGTATTTTTGATATAAGATCTCAGTGTTTGCCCGTAAGCTAAAAACATCTTGATCCTTCAGATTATTTCGAATCTGATCCAGTAGATGGCTATCTGTAAGGTCTGGATACAGGGTCTCAGAAAAATGGAAGTCATTTTGCGTATTGAATATAAAGGTATCTGGGAGAAAAAAACGATATTCCATCAATTCTTCTAATGAAGCTAAGAGTGAACCTAAATCTTGTATCGAAGTTACTTCCTCTTTCATAGCGAGATAACAATTCACTTCATATTTATTAAGGATGCAATTATGCAGGCGTATTGCTGAATTATTATCAAACAGGGAAGAAGGGGACTCTTGCTCGGGAAACAGTAGTAGACTTTGACATCCGTTTAGATTCAAGTAATCAGCAGACGTGTCTACTAAACCAAGCACAAATTCTTCGAATTCCGAATCCACAGATTCAAAGAAAGGCTTATCAAACTCTAACAACAGCATTTTATTGTAATGGCTGGGTAATTCAATAGACAGCTCTTGAAGAGGGGGAGAGCTTCCGATGCCGTTGACTAGAGAGAAGAGTATATGTTTTTTCACATAGCTTTGCTTTCTTTGTGCCGCTTCTTCTTTTTGCTGCTGGTTCTTTAATTCCTGAATAACTTTTTCTAAAGTAGTCTGGAAGGCTTCTATGTTAACCGGTTTCAAAAGATACTCGGATACGCCTAGGGAAAGGGCTGTTTTGGCATACTCAAATTCGGCGAATCCACTGAATAAAATCACTTTTAATTTGGGGTATAGCTTTAATGCTTCCTTTGTTAGCTGCAATCCATCCATTATAGGCATCCTTACATCGGTAAAGAGAATATCGATTGAGTGTGTGCTTAAATATTCAAGTGCTTTACGACCGTTTTCTGCGACATGCAATTGGAGGGGGAAGCCAAGCTCCTTAATGAGGAAAGCAATTCCCTCTCGCTCCTCCTTATGATCATCCACCACTAATATGGATAACATTATTTCCCACCTTTCGACATGTAGTGACATTGATATTGTAGTATAACATCTCCGACCGTAGCAATTTTTCTTCGAGATTATCGGCATAATGAGTATTTTTTGGTGTAAAACATAATTATTTTGCGTTTACGATGGATAGCAAGCATCTATAAACTTAAAGGAGTAACAATATGAATTTTTTTGAAGCTGGCCGGCGCTTTGAAATCGTTTTCTAATATGAGTTTTTTTATAGAAAAGGGGAGGCTCTTATAATGAAACATAAATTGAGAAAATCAAGCTCTATAATACTAGCATCACTATTAGCTGTTGCTATGGTAGGTTGTTCGAGTTCTAATAATTCTTCAGCATCTACCACCAAGACAGATGCGAGTGATCCTGCATGGAAAGAAGCACAGACGACTCCGTTTGGCGCATATCCAGAAACGGTTACTTATTCTGTTGGACAAGTGGCAACGAGCTATTCAGCACTTGCAGGAACACCTTATGAGAAAGATAATGCCACAAACAATGTGTGGACAAGATATTTCAAGGATAAGCTGAACATTCAAAATACGACCTCGTTTGAATCCAACGATGGTACAGACTATAGTCAAAAAGTTTCGATGGCGATTGTAAGCGGTGAAATCCCAGATCTTATGGTAGTTCCTGACTACGCGACATTGCAACAGCTTTATGAGAACGATCTGATCGCAGATCTGACGGAAGTTTATGAGAATACAGCCAGCGATCGAATTAAGGAAATTTATGATTCCTACGGTGGACGTGTTCTGGATAGTGCAAAGTTCGATGGTAAGCTGATGGCTATACCAACTACTGAAATTTCACATGGTCCTGGTATTCTCTGGCTTCGCAAAGACTGGATGGACAAATTGGGCCTTGCTGAGCCGAAGTCAATGGCTGATGTCGAGAACATTATTAAGCAATTTGTAGAAAAAGATCCAGGTGGTAACGGAGCGGGCAAAACGCTAGGTCTTGTTGTTGATAATGAAAACGTTGCCGGTGTTTCTGGTGGACAATTCTCATTTAATAATATCTTTTCGCTATATGGTGCGTATCCAAAACAGTGGATTGATGATGGAAGTGGAAAGGCTGTATACGGATCTGTTCAACCAGAGATGAAGCCTGCACTGACCAAGTTGGCAGAAATGTACAATAATAACTTGATTGATCGTCAGTTTGCAGTACGTACTGGTGATGACCGCAAGGCGCTACTTACAAGTGGAAAAAGTGGTTCATTCATGGATAACTGGTGGGGAAGCTGGACTGTGGCTGACACGCTTAAGCTAAATCCAAAAGCGGAATGGATATCTTATGTTGCTCCACAATCAGAAGATGGCTCGCTTACAATGTTCACTGGAAATCCTTCCAGCAGTTATTTGGTTGTTCGCAAAGGCTTTGAATATCCTGAACTTGCAGCCAAACTTGTGAGTGTTCAATATGACTATCAGCGTTACCAAGAAAAAGATGCAAAAGCTTTGAAAGAATTTGAAGATTATAAGAGCATGAATGTTGGCGGATCTCCGCTCGCCATTAATATCGATTATTATGACGCTTTCTATCGTAATGTTGACATCATGAAAGAAGCAATAGAGACAGGCGATACCAGTAAATTAATTAGCAATGAGGATTTAAATGCTTATAACTCCTATAAGAAATTTCTTGATAGTAAGAAGAATGGAGAAACACCAGACTCTAATGCATGGGCTGGATATACTTCTAGTATTACGACAGCTAGTTTGGTGAAAGCCTCCAATATTAAAGAAGTGAATCCATTATTCTTTGGAAGTACATCATCCATGACGTTGAAATGGCCGACACTTACTAAAATGGAACTTGAAATGTACTTGAAGATCATTACAGGTGAACAAACACCTGACGCATTTGATAAGTTTGTAGATAGCTGGAATAAAACCGGCGGGGAAGTAATTACTAAGGAAGTTAACGAAGCGATAGCAACCAAATGATGTTGAAAGAGATGATCCGTAAATGAAAAATAAAAAAGATCAGACAGCATTCCATCTCATGATGGCGCCAGGCATGATTTTCCTAATTATCTTTTCGTTTATTCCAATGTTCGGTATTATAATGGCTTTTCAAAATTATGTTCCGGCTAAGGGAATGAGTGGTTCATCCTGGGTAGGTCTTGATAATTTCAAATTTATGCTCCAAATTCCGGACAGCAAACAGATTTTCAGTAATACGATCGTTATCGCATTATGGAAAATTATTGTGGGTACTTTTACATCCATCGTGTTTGCCCTGTTATTAAATGAAATTCGGGTAAAGTTTGCTAAGCGATTCATACAGACGGTTGTTTATCTTCCGAACTTCTTGTCATGGGCGATCTTGGCTACTGTGGTCATGAACATCTTCTCATATGAAGGTCCTGTTAATGCCATGTTAAGTTGGTTTGGGATTGACCCGGTCTTGTTTATGGCCAGCAATACCTGGTTTAGACCGATGCTAGTATTAACAGATGTCTGGAAAGGTTTTGGGTACGGTTCAATCATCTACCTAGCTTCCCTGACATCCATTGATCCAGGACTTTATGAGGCAGGTTCCATTGATGGCGCCAATCGGTTTAAGAAACTGTGGCACATCACGTTGCCAGGCTTAATGCCAACCATTTTGTTGGTTACAACCTTGAACTTGCCGAATGTATTGAATGCTGGTTTTGATCAGATCTTCAATCTGTATAATCCTTTGGTGTATGAATCTTCGGATATTATTGATACCTACGTTTATCGGGTGGGTCTGGTAGAAAGACAATACAGCTTAGGTACAGCAGTTGGCCTATTACGGTCAGTCGTTGGTATCGTATTGATTCTTTCTGCGAATAAACTGGCCCAAAAACTTACGGATTATCGTATTTTCTAAAGAAAGGGGGGTTCTCCCATTTACGCATCTAACATCAAGGGTCGTATTGCAGATGTTATTATCTGGGTATTTGTTCTAGCGTTTGCCTTGTCCTGTCTTATACCGTTAGTCAATTTAGTAGCCATCTCTTTCAGCGACAATGCGGCGGCTTCCGCAAATCTTGTAAGTATATTCCCGGTTAATCCGACATTTAGCTCCTATGAAAAATTATTGTCTGACAGCCAGTTTTGGCGTTCATTCATGATCTCTGTAGAACGGGTAGTGTTAGGTCTGCTTGTGAATATGGTACTGATGATTCTTACAGCCTATCCATTGTCTAAAAGTTCACGAGTATTCACGGGACAGAAGATTTATATGAATCTTGTTATCTTCGCAATGTTATTCTCAGGCGGATTGATTCCAACCTTTATGGTAGTCAAAGAGCTTAATCTTTTAGACTCTATCTGGTCATTGATCTTGCCGGGTGCAGTACCGATAGGGAATGTTATTTTGCTGATGAATGCATTCCGCGCTGTACCGAAATCTCTAGAGGAAGCTGCGAATATAGATGGAGCTTCACAGTGGAGAATACTAGGTACAATTTATCTTCCGATAGTATTGCCTACGCTCGCGACCGTTACACTCTTTACCATTGTGGGCCATTGGAATGATTACTTTGGTGCCCTGGTTTATATTAATAAGACGGCGAATTATCCATTGCAAACCTATATCCAACAGCTAAGCGTTGAGGTTCAGAACATTACAGATCCTGAAAAATTATTGGAATTAGCAAAAGTTTCGAATAAGACTTTGAACGCTGCTAAAATCGTGGTTTCTACGCTGCCATTGTTGTTGATTTATCCGTTTATGCAAAAGTATTTCGTATCAGGGATTGTCGTTGGTTCGGTTAAAGAATAAATATTATTATACAGCCGCTATGAGGTTTCATAGCGGCCTACTATTTTAAAATAGGAGGCTTACAATGAATAGTAATCAGGTTCATACATCAATACTGGATGAAATGAAGACATTTGTCTCTCAAGAAGCCAATCGGAGTATTTCATTTACGAATAAAGAGGCAGCATTTTACTTTACACAATCCCATCATACGGATCATGTGGAACATGCATTTTTTGAGGGACTTAATATTGCTAAGAATAGAATTTTCGGTGGATACACCTTATTCGTAGGTGGGCAGAAGCTAGACAATCGAACATCCGAAGTTTGGGCTTATCCTTATAAAATGGTGCGTAAGCACGCCGATCTGACAGAAGAGCTGTGGTTGTTGGATTATCATAATCTATTAGAAATTAGTCTCGCTAATGCGAAGGAAGCCATAGGCATTACTTTAAGGGGAGAGAATGTTAGCTATATAAACCAACAAGATCATATCGCGTTCTTTACCGCTATTGAGGGAGATTGGGTAATTGCAGTTAGTGCTATCAACCTTTCTCCTTTGCACATGGATAATGAAATTCTAATTGCCGATGCAACCGCTGGAGGTTATTATATCGCTGCAGGTAAGACAACTGAGGAAGCAGCAAGCTTAATCTGTAAAGCTAGGCAAGATATAAGCACTTTGAAAGATGAACGTGTTAAGCGGA contains the following coding sequences:
- a CDS encoding sugar phosphate nucleotidyltransferase, whose amino-acid sequence is MQIVLLSGGSGKRLWPLSNEIRSKAFLRLLPTENGGMESMIERVCRGLDEAGLLDSSCIVTHRSQVEITRKSVGGQIDLLAEPQKRGTFTAVALAASYLHSVKKIDLEEIVVVIPVDSYVEASFFRQLQQFPSVLSESQADIALIGVTPEFPSTQFGYILPSEGSGGTSFLNVKQFAEKPDELTAAEFISSGGLWNCGVFSCSLGYLLSSMVERKLSVDYMELLERYDEFPERSFDYEVLERTRRAVVIPYRGIWADIGSWDALTPHLQEKVIGRGSISEDSKGTYLVNELSCPVHVIGAPGLIVAAGADGILVAGIEQAKRIKQKLEGHAAKPMVEEKRWGSSRILDFSRTAAGIEVTTSKITMLAGKHTSYHFHRHTKEIWSFLSGNGEYRMNGVLHGVAAGDTVTVPAGARHGLRAITALELIIIELVASPDVGDYVRVSADWEGEESVLDKL
- a CDS encoding carbohydrate ABC transporter permease, with the translated sequence MYASNIKGRIADVIIWVFVLAFALSCLIPLVNLVAISFSDNAAASANLVSIFPVNPTFSSYEKLLSDSQFWRSFMISVERVVLGLLVNMVLMILTAYPLSKSSRVFTGQKIYMNLVIFAMLFSGGLIPTFMVVKELNLLDSIWSLILPGAVPIGNVILLMNAFRAVPKSLEEAANIDGASQWRILGTIYLPIVLPTLATVTLFTIVGHWNDYFGALVYINKTANYPLQTYIQQLSVEVQNITDPEKLLELAKVSNKTLNAAKIVVSTLPLLLIYPFMQKYFVSGIVVGSVKE
- a CDS encoding sensor histidine kinase, giving the protein MQLWRTLKQNIRDLRFQTKIMLSFMLISMIPVIVLGSFCYQEAKSSLIKQSKSDLKAALNQGALALNSHLDVYNKLMNFLSFDQQIINSANHTYTSMYEMYDQLTNVIDQDFNTARYLNTGVEQITLYTGTNLLAHGSTVRSLNDIKQKYWYEMLMKSVDVLWFTDNKEIFAVRRIINTKQKDPKENVLYARVNYNSLFKPFEALLSQGSEILVRDADGKSIYASPGIEGYISSNNTDSLDTLHWKDTKYTVLHSEVPITGWTVMLCKPTKMITNSAWKILSTVGLVIVACIAAVAITANLFSRKFNSQIKRLRNNMRTVEEGALEVTVTSTSKDEIGDLIRGFGNMVDKTKMLIDKVYIEEISRKEYEMKALQAQINPHFLYNALSLINWRAIRIHATDISEMAQLLSTFYRTTLNKGNNIISVSDELLNVQSYIQIQLNMHSNNFEVEYQIDEAIFSYYMPNLMLQPLIENAIIHGIENREEEGSKITLSGEMVEECIIFKVKDNGVGIPQERLNLLLKSQSIGYGLKNVNDRAMLMYGPEYGLSITSIVGLGTEVTFRFPFKRYEGSPDL
- a CDS encoding extracellular solute-binding protein, producing MKHKLRKSSSIILASLLAVAMVGCSSSNNSSASTTKTDASDPAWKEAQTTPFGAYPETVTYSVGQVATSYSALAGTPYEKDNATNNVWTRYFKDKLNIQNTTSFESNDGTDYSQKVSMAIVSGEIPDLMVVPDYATLQQLYENDLIADLTEVYENTASDRIKEIYDSYGGRVLDSAKFDGKLMAIPTTEISHGPGILWLRKDWMDKLGLAEPKSMADVENIIKQFVEKDPGGNGAGKTLGLVVDNENVAGVSGGQFSFNNIFSLYGAYPKQWIDDGSGKAVYGSVQPEMKPALTKLAEMYNNNLIDRQFAVRTGDDRKALLTSGKSGSFMDNWWGSWTVADTLKLNPKAEWISYVAPQSEDGSLTMFTGNPSSSYLVVRKGFEYPELAAKLVSVQYDYQRYQEKDAKALKEFEDYKSMNVGGSPLAINIDYYDAFYRNVDIMKEAIETGDTSKLISNEDLNAYNSYKKFLDSKKNGETPDSNAWAGYTSSITTASLVKASNIKEVNPLFFGSTSSMTLKWPTLTKMELEMYLKIITGEQTPDAFDKFVDSWNKTGGEVITKEVNEAIATK
- a CDS encoding ABC transporter permease subunit translates to MKNKKDQTAFHLMMAPGMIFLIIFSFIPMFGIIMAFQNYVPAKGMSGSSWVGLDNFKFMLQIPDSKQIFSNTIVIALWKIIVGTFTSIVFALLLNEIRVKFAKRFIQTVVYLPNFLSWAILATVVMNIFSYEGPVNAMLSWFGIDPVLFMASNTWFRPMLVLTDVWKGFGYGSIIYLASLTSIDPGLYEAGSIDGANRFKKLWHITLPGLMPTILLVTTLNLPNVLNAGFDQIFNLYNPLVYESSDIIDTYVYRVGLVERQYSLGTAVGLLRSVVGIVLILSANKLAQKLTDYRIF
- a CDS encoding DUF6492 family protein → MPSPNKVRIRHAVTIDVLIPAIEKDLATLPYVIDAVRTHVKHPIGRILIVAPKKTRILDFCRKKGCTFVDENTVLPITKKDIHYRSRTWERSGWLFQQLLKLNGDKLCTADYFLVIDADTVLIAPHRFREKGKTIFYSRNWSQPQYFTTYKKLMGKKAASASSFVTHYMLFERSQLTQMKREIEAKHQKPWYSAIIHSMNRTKQFAFSEFETYGNYLYSKDRGGMKIQKARNKGLHMNAGQLSKQKLNELAEKYRSLSFHKRKGYVRTTSSKSSAGGR
- a CDS encoding response regulator gives rise to the protein MLSILVVDDHKEEREGIAFLIKELGFPLQLHVAENGRKALEYLSTHSIDILFTDVRMPIMDGLQLTKEALKLYPKLKVILFSGFAEFEYAKTALSLGVSEYLLKPVNIEAFQTTLEKVIQELKNQQQKEEAAQRKQSYVKKHILFSLVNGIGSSPPLQELSIELPSHYNKMLLLEFDKPFFESVDSEFEEFVLGLVDTSADYLNLNGCQSLLLFPEQESPSSLFDNNSAIRLHNCILNKYEVNCYLAMKEEVTSIQDLGSLLASLEELMEYRFFLPDTFIFNTQNDFHFSETLYPDLTDSHLLDQIRNNLKDQDVFSLRANTEILYQKYVHQVQYSHLYVKYMFSTIYQEIMTQAAPISEMELQTAVETIYGSEDLRDIKDIIFEGIARIDQNSTNQEPTQNRDVDAVKQYIEQYYADDLSLEMLAAKVYLSPHYLSSIFKKQTGCGLNKYIKNVRMQNAKELLTNTHLKISNICTAVGYRNISYFCQNFRDFYGYTPEKYRQYNQKSSVYREEKYATLADT